The Sebastes fasciatus isolate fSebFas1 chromosome 13, fSebFas1.pri, whole genome shotgun sequence genome includes a region encoding these proteins:
- the med9 gene encoding mediator of RNA polymerase II transcription subunit 9 yields MAVSQPRGEKESEDCSLLPLVHDIIKCMDKDSQDVHQELGKLKTKIQEAREQISTMPGVDSSPLEQQQQLATLREQVSTKNQLLQKYKSLCMFDVPKAS; encoded by the exons ATGGCGGTGTCTCAAccgagaggagagaaggagagcgaGGATTGCTCTCTGCTGCCTTTAGTTCATGATATTATCAAATG CATGGACAAGGACAGCCAGGATGTCCACCAAGAACTGGGCAAGCTGAAGACGAAGATCCAGGAGGCTCGGGAGCAGATCTCCACCATGCCCGGGGTAGACAGCAGCCctctggagcagcagcagcagctggccaCGCTGCGGGAGCAGGTCAGCACCAAGAACCAGCTGCTGCAGAAATACAAAAGCCTGTGCATGTTTGATGTGCCAAAAGCATCGTGA